The following are from one region of the Treponema denticola genome:
- a CDS encoding cation:proton antiporter domain-containing protein: MNKLAEFLPAFMHFSRLENTNLILLLGIILLLGALGGTVFKKLKIPQVVGYIVIGIIIGQSGFQILSAQIITALDPLSSIALALIGFLIGGELKTKVIKKYGTQFVGILIFESIVPFITVSIVISLVAYFVTKNFAASISLGLILGSISSATAPAATTDVLRENRTKGPLTTTVLGIVAMDDAVALVLYALASSIAASLLGAQTASFGKQILLLLYNIFGSICLGSLIGFLLSLIIRNMMTDSGRILGFSLGSLLLSTGIAYLLGLDTILAAMALGFFMVNFAPAKTRSTFTLVENFTPPIYVLFFVLVGAKLNIWNVTPFVGLLALLYVILRTCGKTIGAILGSILTKAPETVKKYLPFCLLSQAGVAIGLSISAGQDFSDTIGPTILLIVTATTFIVQLAGPIFVKYGVKKSGECGLDVTEEDLITTLSLGDVMLNGKAICSPESPAIISENMPLNVIINSFSHSPNLNYAVKGDDGRLTGVISLEHLKEALTMTAIYDCVFAMDIMQPADIVCSQKTGLKDLYELYTEKDTYAIPIIGDNGEPLGMAEKDAVDHFLHGKIIELHKNAYGLD; encoded by the coding sequence ATGAATAAATTGGCTGAATTCCTTCCCGCTTTTATGCACTTTTCACGGCTTGAAAATACAAATCTTATTTTACTTTTAGGCATAATATTGCTTTTAGGTGCTCTTGGAGGAACTGTTTTTAAAAAACTAAAAATTCCTCAGGTTGTAGGTTATATTGTAATCGGCATAATAATAGGGCAGTCCGGTTTTCAGATTTTATCGGCTCAAATAATTACTGCCTTGGATCCCTTATCGAGTATCGCTTTAGCTCTTATCGGCTTTTTAATAGGAGGGGAGTTAAAAACCAAGGTAATCAAAAAATATGGAACCCAGTTTGTCGGTATATTGATTTTTGAGTCCATAGTTCCTTTTATAACTGTATCTATCGTAATTTCCCTTGTTGCATATTTTGTTACAAAGAATTTTGCCGCTTCCATTTCTTTAGGCTTAATCTTGGGCTCCATATCTTCTGCGACGGCTCCTGCGGCAACTACGGATGTTTTACGCGAAAACAGAACAAAAGGCCCCTTAACAACTACTGTTCTAGGTATTGTTGCAATGGATGATGCCGTTGCCCTTGTGTTATATGCCCTTGCTTCTTCAATAGCTGCTTCTCTTTTGGGAGCTCAAACGGCAAGTTTCGGAAAACAAATCCTTTTACTTCTTTATAATATTTTCGGATCTATCTGTTTGGGAAGCCTGATAGGCTTTTTGCTAAGTTTGATTATCAGAAATATGATGACGGATTCAGGCAGAATTTTGGGCTTTTCATTGGGCAGCCTCCTTCTTTCTACCGGTATTGCTTATCTTCTTGGTCTGGATACTATCTTAGCTGCAATGGCCTTAGGCTTTTTTATGGTTAATTTTGCTCCTGCAAAAACCCGTTCCACTTTTACTTTAGTAGAAAATTTTACCCCTCCCATCTATGTGCTTTTTTTCGTTTTGGTTGGGGCAAAATTGAACATTTGGAATGTAACGCCCTTTGTAGGCCTTTTGGCTCTTTTATATGTTATTTTACGCACATGCGGAAAGACAATAGGTGCTATTTTAGGTTCCATTCTTACAAAAGCGCCTGAAACCGTAAAGAAATACTTGCCGTTTTGCCTGTTAAGTCAGGCCGGTGTTGCCATCGGCCTTTCAATTTCGGCAGGTCAGGATTTTTCGGATACCATAGGGCCTACAATCCTGCTTATAGTTACGGCCACAACCTTTATAGTTCAACTGGCCGGACCTATTTTTGTAAAATACGGGGTAAAAAAATCGGGAGAATGCGGGCTTGATGTTACCGAAGAGGATTTGATTACTACATTATCTCTTGGGGATGTTATGTTGAACGGCAAGGCTATATGTTCTCCCGAATCTCCTGCCATCATTTCTGAAAATATGCCCTTAAATGTGATAATAAATTCTTTTAGCCATAGTCCGAACCTAAATTATGCGGTCAAAGGTGATGACGGAAGGCTTACAGGTGTAATAAGTTTGGAACATTTAAAAGAAGCCTTGACAATGACTGCTATCTATGACTGTGTTTTTGCCATGGACATAATGCAGCCTGCCGATATTGTCTGCTCTCAAAAAACAGGTCTAAAAGATCTATATGAACTTTATACCGAAAAAGATACCTACGCTATTCCTATAATCGGGGATAATGGCGAGCCTTTAGGTATGGCTGAAAAAGATGCTGTAGATCATTTTTTACACGGAAAAATAATAGAACTGCATAAAAATGCCTATGGTTTGGACTAA
- a CDS encoding nucleotidyltransferase domain-containing protein, which produces MRLDERSKDIIVNTICNNFSEVFKIILFGSRADDGKKGGDIDILVETPSAASLAFTEKINALAEIQAKLGEQRIDLITSCGVEDKRLIVKNAYRDGIILWEK; this is translated from the coding sequence ATGCGTTTAGATGAAAGGTCGAAAGATATTATAGTAAATACTATTTGTAATAATTTTTCTGAAGTTTTTAAGATAATTCTTTTCGGTTCCCGTGCTGATGACGGTAAAAAAGGCGGAGATATAGACATCTTGGTTGAAACTCCTTCCGCCGCTTCTTTGGCGTTTACTGAAAAGATTAATGCATTAGCCGAAATTCAAGCCAAGCTAGGAGAACAGCGGATTGATCTTATCACTTCATGCGGGGTAGAGGATAAAAGGCTTATCGTAAAAAACGCCTATCGGGATGGAATTATTTTATGGGAGAAGTAG
- a CDS encoding nucleotidyltransferase substrate binding protein: protein MTNTENIRWKQRFQNFEKAFLLLKEIVESKDNLSEYEAIIQEGIVQRFEYTFELAWKTLRDKMEFDGISFERISPKYVFKDAYKSKYIDDIDVWIEMTNSRNLMSHTYDSLKLPEILKNIKETFYPEMLKMYNYFKTEI, encoded by the coding sequence ATGACCAATACCGAAAATATACGCTGGAAACAGCGGTTTCAAAATTTTGAAAAAGCTTTTTTGCTCTTAAAAGAAATTGTTGAGTCGAAAGATAATTTATCCGAATATGAGGCTATTATTCAGGAGGGAATTGTACAGCGGTTTGAATATACTTTTGAACTTGCATGGAAAACTCTAAGGGATAAGATGGAGTTTGATGGCATTAGTTTTGAAAGAATATCGCCTAAGTATGTTTTTAAGGACGCTTATAAGAGTAAATATATAGATGATATTGATGTTTGGATTGAGATGACAAACAGCAGAAATCTTATGAGTCATACCTACGATTCTTTAAAACTTCCTGAAATATTAAAAAATATAAAAGAAACGTTTTATCCTGAAATGTTGAAAATGTACAATTATTTTAAGACTGAAATATAG
- a CDS encoding nucleotidyltransferase domain-containing protein, protein MKFGLTEAQEKILIGILQKYIKSGEGIVFGSRAMGTNTERSDIDIALKNVEFFSPYSLFSRCHNLCGYY, encoded by the coding sequence ATGAAGTTTGGATTAACGGAAGCTCAAGAAAAAATATTGATAGGTATTTTACAAAAATACATTAAAAGTGGAGAGGGAATAGTTTTCGGTTCCCGCGCAATGGGTACCAATACCGAAAGAAGCGATATAGATATAGCATTGAAGAATGTTGAATTTTTTTCGCCTTATTCACTATTTAGCCGATGTCATAATTTATGCGGATATTACTAA
- a CDS encoding GtrA family protein, producing the protein MKLIDIKLGKFLIVGMVNTLVGAGLMFILYNLAHWSYWVSSACNYIAGGIVSFFLNKYFTFKNKDRSLIQVLVFILNLAICYVLAYVFAKWIIYKIFISQSENIKDNIAMFCGVCLYTVLNYLGQRLLVFKSGGNDE; encoded by the coding sequence ATGAAATTGATTGATATTAAACTTGGTAAATTCCTTATTGTAGGAATGGTAAATACCCTTGTGGGGGCGGGACTTATGTTTATATTGTATAACCTTGCACATTGGTCTTACTGGGTTTCATCTGCCTGCAATTACATTGCCGGAGGAATAGTCAGCTTCTTTTTAAATAAATATTTCACTTTTAAAAATAAAGACAGATCTCTTATACAAGTTTTAGTTTTCATTTTAAATCTTGCAATCTGTTATGTTTTAGCTTATGTTTTTGCAAAATGGATTATATATAAGATTTTTATAAGTCAGAGTGAAAATATTAAGGATAATATTGCAATGTTTTGCGGTGTATGTCTTTATACGGTTTTAAACTATCTAGGACAAAGACTATTGGTTTTTAAATCCGGAGGCAATGATGAATAG
- a CDS encoding glycosyltransferase family 2 protein, translated as MNSPILSLVVPCYNEHDVLPITADILRNKIEYLVSCGKISSKSYIVFVDDGSTDDTWDIIKRLNETNAIFKGVKLSKNRGHQNAVLAGLMSAKEYSDAVISLDADLQDDVDAIDKMVEKYLDGAHIVFGVRSSRKKDSFFKRFTAEGFYKILRLFSDDPKSIIFNHADYRLMSKTALEALNEYGEVNLFLRGIIPTIGYKQDIVYYERKERFAGESKYPLKKMLALAFQGITSFSIKPMRIIFTIGVCIFFISIALSVYFLVRYFNGHTVVGWATIAVSIWGIGGLLQMSIGVIGEYIGKIYLETKHRPKYFIETVL; from the coding sequence ATGAATAGTCCGATTCTTTCTCTTGTGGTTCCTTGTTATAATGAACATGATGTTCTTCCAATTACTGCCGATATTTTAAGGAATAAAATAGAATATCTTGTTTCATGTGGAAAAATATCTTCAAAAAGTTATATTGTTTTTGTAGATGATGGCTCTACAGATGATACATGGGATATTATAAAAAGGTTGAATGAAACAAATGCTATATTTAAAGGGGTAAAGCTTTCGAAGAATAGAGGTCATCAAAATGCTGTTCTTGCAGGGTTGATGTCTGCTAAGGAATATTCTGATGCCGTAATTTCTCTTGATGCAGATTTACAGGATGATGTAGACGCAATTGATAAGATGGTTGAAAAGTATTTAGATGGAGCTCATATAGTTTTTGGTGTGAGATCTTCAAGAAAAAAAGATTCGTTTTTTAAAAGATTTACTGCTGAAGGTTTTTATAAAATATTAAGATTATTTTCGGATGATCCTAAATCAATTATATTTAATCATGCTGATTATCGCTTGATGAGTAAAACAGCTCTTGAGGCTTTAAATGAATATGGAGAGGTTAATTTATTTTTAAGAGGTATAATTCCTACAATAGGTTATAAACAGGATATTGTATACTATGAAAGAAAAGAGCGTTTTGCAGGTGAGAGTAAATATCCGCTAAAGAAGATGCTTGCTCTTGCATTTCAAGGTATAACATCTTTTTCGATTAAGCCTATGAGGATTATTTTTACTATAGGTGTTTGTATTTTTTTTATAAGCATTGCGCTATCAGTTTATTTTTTAGTTAGATACTTTAACGGACACACGGTTGTTGGATGGGCAACCATAGCTGTTTCAATTTGGGGGATAGGAGGCTTACTCCAAATGTCTATTGGCGTGATTGGTGAATATATAGGTAAAATATATTTGGAAACTAAGCATAGACCTAAATATTTTATAGAGACAGTTTTGTAG